A region from the Halanaeroarchaeum sulfurireducens genome encodes:
- a CDS encoding BREX protein BrxB domain-containing protein has protein sequence MSQSSSSPYNEFKKKLITFAQGQHGIRNPFVIAAVDPGLEHRIANRLVTWSDAEKEKPEIPNDITIQPIWLDELLPKTDVYKLLVDLGKPLADLSDDRTPGERVEETMQDQLSEELIQQIINYELSEEQLENQSHVVLLLNLGSLYPFTRASELLDELDRRNVKCTIGIPFPGDVVGGKLSFFGGESRHYYPAHQIDGQILRVHLQ, from the coding sequence ATGAGCCAGAGCAGTTCGTCACCATATAACGAATTTAAAAAGAAGCTGATCACGTTCGCCCAGGGACAACACGGTATTCGCAATCCGTTCGTTATCGCCGCCGTCGACCCGGGGTTAGAACACCGAATCGCAAACCGGCTCGTGACTTGGTCAGATGCCGAAAAGGAAAAACCAGAGATTCCAAACGACATCACTATTCAGCCAATCTGGCTTGACGAACTCCTTCCCAAGACCGACGTGTACAAACTCCTCGTCGATTTGGGCAAGCCCTTGGCCGACCTCAGTGACGATAGGACGCCAGGTGAACGTGTCGAGGAAACGATGCAGGACCAGCTCTCGGAAGAGCTTATTCAACAAATTATCAACTATGAGCTCAGCGAAGAACAACTGGAGAATCAGAGTCACGTCGTGCTCCTACTGAACCTCGGCAGTCTGTACCCGTTCACGCGTGCGTCTGAACTGCTCGACGAACTCGATCGACGGAACGTTAAGTGTACGATCGGCATCCCATTCCCAGGGGACGTCGTTGGTGGGAAATTGAGCTTCTTCGGGGGCGAATCACGTCACTACTACCCCGCCCACCAGATTGACGGGCAAATTTTGAGGGTGCATCTCCAATGA